A genomic region of Trifolium pratense cultivar HEN17-A07 linkage group LG3, ARS_RC_1.1, whole genome shotgun sequence contains the following coding sequences:
- the LOC123915457 gene encoding transcription repressor OFP8, with the protein MENQNRLKTRISRMFRSSFGSCKTKQHLTDVMEKPLFAPPNHNNHHLPIPYKTVLPFYPISKPKPFQTTDDMSFNLPHSLPRRKISSCSSPFLCGANSNNNNNNNLKLDRKQPCPPVSPNTPLNNTTFDQKENNNNLSFYEKTHGSTKNVTKKKKKKKMKKKKHTQKKNRAFPFNSCAKDTNFDSYWWYSSDEDDETDTLFSSKSLSSDSSKSRRKKSSRRKSDRSSEMGILPLNGKVKDTFAVVKRSSDPYNDFRTSMVEMIIEKQIFSPSDLENLLQCFLSLNSHHHHKIIVQVFTEIWEALFSDWL; encoded by the coding sequence atggAAAACCAAAACCGTCTGAAAACACGAATCTCTCGCATGTTCCGATCCTCATTCGGATCATGCAAAACCAAACAACACTTAACCGATGTTATGGAAAAACCACTCTTTGCACCTCCCAATCACAACAACCACCACCTCCCCATCCCTTACAAAACCGTTCTACCCTTTTACCCTATTTCCAAACCCAAACCTTTCCAAACGACCGATGACATGTCGTTTAACCTTCCTCATTCTCTTCCACGACGCAAAATATCATCTTGTTCATCACCTTTTCTCTGTGGTGCAAATagcaataacaacaacaacaataacctTAAACTAGATAGAAAACAACCTTGTCCCCCTGTTTCACCAAACACCCCTCTCAACAACACTACCTTCGaccaaaaagaaaacaacaacaacctcaGCTTCTACGAAAAAACACACGGTTCAAcgaaaaatgttacaaaaaagaagaaaaaaaagaagatgaagaagaagaaacatacCCAGAAGAAAAACAGAGCTTTTCCTTTCAATTCATGTGCTAAAGATACAAACTTTGATAGTTATTGGTGGTATAGCAgcgatgaagatgatgaaacaGATACTCTTTTCTCTTCAAAATCTCTCTCTTCAGATTCCTCTAAATCTCGCCGGAAAAAGTCATCTCGCCGGAAAAGTGACCGGAGTTCTGAAATGGGTATTCTTCCGTTGAACGGAAAGGTAAAAGATACATTTGCAGTGGTGAAACGTTCTAGTGATCCGTACAATGATTTTAGAACTTCGATGGTTGAAATgattattgagaaacaaatattttcaccAAGTGATTTGGAGAATCTTTTACAGTGTTTTCTTTCACTCAattctcatcatcatcacaagATCATTGTTCAAGTTTTCACAGAGATTTGGGAAGCTCTTTTCTCTGACTGGTTATGA
- the LOC123915459 gene encoding probable inactive purple acid phosphatase 24, translated as MNFHKQKRLIIIVTPTLSWLLLINSNIVSGFGHANGFGEQSLSKIAIHKALVSLHSAASVTSTPSILGIKGEDTQWVAVDFDFPNPSVDDCHDDEILMNFYIVLTLC; from the exons ATGAACTTTCATAAACAAAAGCGCTTGATTATTATAGTAACACCAACCTTATCATGGTTGTTGTTGATAAACTCAAACATTGTTTCTGGATTTGGTCATGCTAATGGATTTGGTGAACAATCACTCTCCAAAATCGCCATTCACAAAGCACTTGTTTCACTCCATAGTGCTGCCTCAGTTACATCTACTCCTTCTATTCTCGGCATTAAG GGTGAGGATACTCAATGGGTTGCCGTTGATTTTGATTTTCCTAATCCATCTGTAGATGATTGCCATGATGATGAAATTCTGATGAATTTTTACATTGTTCTAACTTTGTGCTAA